The following are encoded together in the Bradyrhizobium algeriense genome:
- a CDS encoding phosphoenolpyruvate hydrolase family protein has translation MAKFERSAILKKFLAMAAKGEPIVGGGAGTGLSAKCEEAGGVDLIVIYNSGRYRMAGRGSLAGMMPYGDANAIVVEMAGEVLPVVTRTPVLAGVNGTDPFRDMDSFLDQLKALGFAGVQNFPTVGLIDGVFRANLEETGMSYALEIDMIAKARDKDMLTTPYVFSESQATAMAIAGADIIVCHLGLTTGGAIGAQTALRLEDCPEQIDTWAAAALCVNPDILVLAHGGPIAEPDDADFIMKHTRKCHGFYGASSMERLPVERALTEQVRKFKAIGAR, from the coding sequence ATGGCGAAGTTCGAACGTTCAGCCATCCTAAAAAAGTTTCTCGCCATGGCCGCCAAGGGCGAGCCGATCGTCGGCGGTGGCGCCGGCACGGGTCTGTCAGCCAAATGCGAGGAAGCCGGCGGCGTCGACCTGATCGTCATCTATAATTCCGGCCGCTATCGCATGGCCGGGCGCGGCTCGCTTGCCGGAATGATGCCGTATGGCGATGCCAACGCCATCGTCGTGGAAATGGCCGGCGAAGTGCTGCCCGTCGTCACAAGGACGCCGGTGCTGGCCGGCGTCAACGGCACCGACCCGTTCCGCGATATGGACAGCTTTCTGGACCAGTTGAAGGCGCTGGGCTTTGCCGGCGTGCAGAACTTTCCAACCGTCGGGCTGATCGACGGCGTATTTCGCGCCAATCTCGAGGAAACCGGAATGTCCTACGCGCTGGAGATCGACATGATCGCCAAGGCGCGTGACAAGGACATGCTGACGACGCCTTACGTGTTCAGCGAAAGCCAGGCGACCGCGATGGCCATCGCAGGCGCTGATATCATTGTCTGCCATCTCGGCCTGACCACCGGCGGTGCGATCGGTGCGCAGACCGCGCTAAGGCTCGAAGACTGCCCGGAACAAATCGACACCTGGGCGGCAGCGGCGCTCTGCGTCAATCCGGACATATTGGTGCTGGCCCATGGCGGTCCTATCGCCGAGCCTGATGATGCCGACTTCATCATGAAACACACGCGCAAGTGCCACGGCTTCTACGGCGCCTCCTCGATGGAGCGCCTGCCGGTGGAGCGGGCGCTCACGGAACAGGTTCGTAAATTCAAGGCGATCGGCGCGCGGTAA
- a CDS encoding SDR family NAD(P)-dependent oxidoreductase, translated as MTSTFSLAQGFHAVVIGGAGDIGAAISSVFRELGATVTATAVNDADLARTPLQPQAGLELTTLDVTDDAAVAALAQRHGRVDALVNCAGILARDKEYEIETFTKVLDVNLTGTFRTCMAFRPLLANSKGSIVNIASMNATLALPRIPAYCASKGGVVMLTKALALAWAEEGIRVNAVAPGYIETSINAAGRSDRAHYQRIADRTAFKRWGQPEDVAGAVAFLCMPASQYATGTVVAIDGGFLAG; from the coding sequence ATGACCTCCACCTTCTCGCTGGCCCAGGGTTTTCATGCCGTTGTGATCGGCGGCGCCGGCGATATCGGCGCCGCCATCAGCAGCGTGTTCCGCGAGCTCGGCGCGACGGTCACCGCCACCGCCGTCAATGATGCCGATCTTGCCCGGACGCCGCTGCAGCCTCAGGCAGGACTTGAGCTGACAACGCTTGATGTCACCGACGACGCCGCGGTCGCAGCGCTTGCGCAACGGCATGGCCGCGTCGACGCGCTGGTCAATTGCGCCGGCATTTTGGCGCGCGACAAGGAATATGAGATCGAGACCTTTACCAAGGTGCTCGATGTCAATCTGACCGGCACGTTCCGGACCTGCATGGCTTTCCGCCCGCTGCTGGCCAACAGCAAGGGCTCGATCGTCAACATCGCCTCGATGAACGCAACGCTGGCGCTGCCGCGCATTCCCGCCTATTGCGCCAGCAAAGGCGGCGTCGTGATGCTGACCAAGGCGCTCGCTCTGGCCTGGGCCGAGGAAGGCATCCGCGTCAATGCCGTGGCGCCGGGCTATATCGAGACCTCGATCAATGCCGCCGGCCGGTCCGATCGCGCGCATTACCAGCGCATCGCCGACCGCACCGCCTTCAAACGATGGGGGCAGCCGGAAGATGTCGCCGGCGCCGTAGCTTTCCTCTGCATGCCGGCGTCGCAATATGCGACCGGAACGGTGGTCGCAATCGATGGCGGCTTTCTCGCCGGCTAG
- a CDS encoding ABC transporter substrate-binding protein yields MFRSCAGLVALSSLLLSGAALAQEKIKVGVTATLEGTYTVLGEDGIRGHQTAINTLGKKVGDKEIEFIIASTDATPDSAVRAVRKLIEQDKVQILLSPLSGDEGIAVKNFAKTRPELTFVNAASGAQETTYVDPAPNFFRYNMDGAQWQVGLGKYAYDTKRYRKIATVGEDYSFIYTQVFGLVLEFCGAGGQVTNRQWVPLGTKDFASVIAALPDDVDAIYLGLGGADAVNFLNQYQQAGGKAHLMGGSIMVDQTILSAKGNAKNALLGTIAASGQADTWEDPGWQKFVKAYQDAFPPNKRFPSPSLLATNYYNSTMALILGLRQVNGDLSNNQAKLKEALAKIELDAPNGKIKLDSNRQAIGTNFVTEVVDDGKGALFSKVVKVIPNVNQTLGYDPAVFSKIGLPSRTVPECKKY; encoded by the coding sequence ATGTTTAGAAGCTGTGCGGGACTGGTCGCGCTGAGCAGCCTGTTGCTTTCCGGCGCCGCCTTAGCTCAAGAGAAGATCAAGGTCGGCGTCACCGCGACGCTCGAGGGCACCTATACGGTGCTCGGCGAGGACGGAATACGCGGCCACCAGACGGCGATCAATACGCTCGGCAAGAAGGTCGGCGACAAGGAAATCGAGTTCATCATCGCCTCCACGGATGCCACGCCGGACTCCGCGGTTCGCGCCGTGCGCAAGCTGATCGAACAGGACAAGGTGCAGATCCTGCTCTCGCCATTGTCCGGTGACGAAGGCATTGCGGTGAAGAATTTCGCCAAGACGCGCCCCGAACTGACCTTTGTGAACGCCGCTTCCGGCGCGCAGGAAACGACGTATGTCGACCCGGCGCCGAACTTCTTCCGCTACAACATGGACGGCGCCCAGTGGCAGGTCGGCCTCGGCAAATACGCCTACGACACCAAGCGTTACCGAAAGATCGCAACCGTCGGCGAAGACTATTCGTTCATCTACACCCAGGTGTTCGGACTGGTGCTGGAGTTCTGCGGCGCCGGCGGACAGGTCACCAATCGGCAATGGGTGCCGCTCGGTACCAAGGACTTTGCGTCCGTCATTGCCGCGCTGCCCGACGATGTCGATGCGATCTATCTCGGGCTTGGCGGCGCCGATGCCGTCAACTTCCTGAATCAGTATCAACAGGCCGGCGGCAAGGCGCATCTGATGGGCGGCTCGATCATGGTCGACCAGACCATCCTCTCCGCCAAGGGCAACGCCAAGAATGCGCTGCTCGGCACCATCGCGGCGAGCGGCCAGGCCGATACCTGGGAGGATCCAGGCTGGCAGAAGTTCGTGAAGGCCTATCAGGATGCTTTCCCGCCGAACAAGCGGTTCCCGAGCCCCTCGCTGCTCGCCACCAACTACTACAACTCGACGATGGCGCTGATCCTTGGGCTGCGTCAGGTCAATGGCGATCTCAGCAACAACCAGGCAAAACTCAAGGAAGCCCTCGCCAAGATCGAGCTCGACGCGCCCAACGGCAAGATCAAGCTCGACTCCAACCGCCAGGCGATCGGAACCAACTTCGTCACCGAGGTGGTGGACGACGGCAAGGGCGCATTGTTCAGCAAGGTCGTGAAAGTCATTCCCAACGTGAACCAGACCCTGGGCTACGATCCGGCGGTTTTCTCCAAGATCGGCCTGCCGAGCCGAACGGTTCCGGAGTGCAAGAAGTACTGA
- a CDS encoding ABC transporter permease yields the protein MSEVRRAAPALEVRGLDVYYGHSHALQGVDLTLDSGVFSVVGRNGMGKTTLCKTIMGLLRASGGSIRVRGEDITRLSPARIARLGVGYVPQGRRLWRSLSVAEHLSLAAGMRRGPWTIDRIYETFPRLAERKDHGGGQLSGGEQQMLAISRALLTNPHLLIMDEPTEGLAPVIVAQVEEMLVRLGEDGDMSVLVIEQNIGVATAISKNVAIMVNGRINRIIDSARLAADRELQQRLLGVGVVGVHAELDTDIEAADASTAAEARPAPPRAAGAAPIRVYISNPTLPTRWSQPAPIARIEAAARTLSTGVTRIEDVARQRRPAGASVQSASGPPVVLVAGTLDTKGEELRFIRDVIAGQGLRTRLVDVSTSGKLSTCDVSAQEIALNHGRGGSAVFGSDRGASVTAMADAFANWLRRQGNVAGIISAGGSGGASLVAPAMRTLPVGVPKLIISSVASGDVGPYVGPADITMMYSVTDVQGLNSISRAVLANGANAIAGMVKARLDNQARLERNAPADLPAVGITMFGVTTPAVQKIAADLRNDFECLVFHATGVGGRSMEKLVDSGMLAAVIDLTTTEVCDLLMGGVFPATDDRFGAIIRSRLPFIGSAGALDMVNFGAPDTIPERYRQRKFHVHNPQVTLMRTTPEENERIGRWIGDKLNRMDGPVRFFLPEGGVSALDAPGQPFWDPEADAALFTALERSVRQTSNRQLVRVKRHINEPEFASAIVNALRPLVGRPGTRRKVAR from the coding sequence ATGAGTGAGGTCCGCCGCGCCGCGCCTGCCCTCGAAGTCAGGGGCCTCGACGTCTATTACGGCCATTCCCATGCCCTGCAGGGCGTCGACCTGACTTTGGACTCAGGCGTGTTCTCGGTGGTCGGCCGCAACGGCATGGGCAAGACCACGCTGTGCAAGACCATCATGGGCCTGTTGCGGGCGAGCGGCGGCTCGATTCGGGTTCGCGGCGAGGACATCACCCGCCTCAGCCCGGCGCGGATCGCGCGGCTCGGCGTCGGCTACGTGCCGCAAGGGCGACGGCTGTGGCGCTCGCTCAGCGTCGCCGAGCATTTGAGCCTCGCCGCCGGGATGCGGCGCGGGCCGTGGACCATCGATCGCATCTACGAGACGTTCCCCCGTCTTGCCGAACGCAAGGATCATGGTGGCGGCCAGCTCTCGGGCGGCGAACAGCAGATGCTGGCGATCTCGCGCGCGCTTCTGACCAACCCGCATCTGCTCATCATGGACGAGCCGACCGAAGGCCTCGCACCGGTCATCGTCGCCCAGGTCGAGGAAATGCTGGTGCGCCTCGGTGAAGACGGCGACATGTCGGTGCTCGTGATCGAGCAGAATATCGGCGTCGCTACCGCGATCTCGAAAAATGTCGCGATCATGGTCAATGGCCGCATCAATCGTATCATCGACTCCGCGCGCCTTGCGGCCGACCGCGAGCTGCAGCAACGGCTGCTTGGTGTTGGCGTCGTTGGAGTCCACGCCGAGCTGGACACGGATATCGAAGCCGCCGATGCGAGCACCGCGGCTGAGGCGCGTCCTGCGCCGCCGCGCGCCGCGGGCGCAGCCCCAATCCGCGTCTATATCTCCAATCCCACCCTGCCGACGCGGTGGTCGCAGCCGGCGCCGATTGCGCGCATCGAGGCCGCAGCGCGCACGCTTTCGACGGGCGTTACGCGTATCGAAGACGTTGCCCGGCAAAGACGCCCGGCCGGCGCTTCTGTACAAAGCGCATCCGGGCCACCTGTCGTCCTCGTCGCCGGCACGCTCGATACCAAGGGCGAGGAACTGCGCTTCATTCGCGACGTGATCGCCGGACAGGGCTTGCGGACGCGCCTGGTCGACGTATCAACCAGCGGCAAGCTTTCCACCTGCGACGTCTCCGCCCAGGAAATCGCGCTGAACCACGGCCGCGGCGGATCTGCTGTGTTCGGGTCCGACCGCGGCGCGTCGGTGACGGCGATGGCGGACGCGTTCGCCAACTGGCTGCGCCGCCAGGGCAATGTCGCAGGCATCATTTCAGCAGGCGGCTCTGGCGGTGCTTCGCTGGTCGCGCCCGCCATGCGCACCCTCCCCGTCGGCGTGCCGAAGCTCATCATCTCCTCGGTCGCCTCGGGAGATGTCGGTCCCTACGTGGGCCCCGCCGATATCACGATGATGTATTCGGTCACGGATGTGCAGGGCCTCAACTCGATCTCGCGCGCCGTGCTCGCCAACGGCGCCAACGCCATCGCCGGCATGGTGAAGGCGCGTCTGGACAATCAGGCCAGGCTGGAGCGCAACGCGCCGGCCGATCTGCCGGCGGTCGGCATCACCATGTTCGGCGTGACGACGCCGGCCGTGCAGAAGATCGCGGCCGACCTGCGCAACGATTTCGAATGCCTCGTCTTCCACGCCACCGGCGTCGGCGGCCGCTCGATGGAAAAGCTGGTCGATTCCGGAATGCTGGCCGCCGTCATCGATCTCACGACGACAGAAGTCTGCGATCTCCTGATGGGCGGCGTGTTTCCGGCGACCGACGACCGCTTTGGCGCGATCATCCGCAGCCGCCTGCCCTTCATCGGCTCTGCCGGCGCGCTGGACATGGTCAATTTCGGCGCGCCCGACACGATCCCTGAGCGCTATCGCCAGCGCAAATTCCACGTTCACAATCCGCAGGTGACCTTGATGCGCACCACGCCGGAGGAGAACGAGCGCATCGGGCGCTGGATCGGCGACAAGCTCAACCGGATGGATGGGCCGGTGCGCTTCTTCCTGCCGGAAGGCGGTGTCTCCGCGCTCGACGCCCCGGGCCAGCCGTTCTGGGATCCGGAAGCGGACGCCGCGTTATTTACCGCACTGGAGCGCAGCGTGCGCCAGACCAGCAATCGCCAGCTTGTCCGCGTCAAGCGCCACATCAACGAACCCGAATTTGCATCCGCCATCGTCAACGCGCTCCGTCCTCTGGTCGGACGCCCGGGGACCCGTCGGAAAGTCGCGAGGTGA
- a CDS encoding AraC family transcriptional regulator gives MSKALAVFHGRFGRATVYQLNRPFNMHAHREGHLIFHVGGTPAGIDVCDERWLLTEDSIVAINPWEPHNFVPTDMENGAIFFVLYVNAEWFAPDAARAHSLRFGRTCFKRTVPLDRHIRRTAALVCGAPSLSSLDCELRQLIDGCHEESWQRPEPVQETRTAAAVTDFRVRKSIKLMSESPGAEIELDSIAREAGLSRPHFYRLFRTQTGVTPNLYLNTLIMEQALDALVATEVPIADIGFDLGFSSQSGFTRFFAANVGMAPTEYRRAAKVLRP, from the coding sequence ATGAGCAAGGCTCTGGCCGTCTTCCACGGCCGGTTCGGTCGCGCGACGGTCTATCAGTTGAACCGCCCCTTCAACATGCACGCGCATCGTGAAGGGCATCTGATTTTTCATGTCGGTGGAACGCCAGCCGGCATCGATGTGTGCGATGAGCGATGGCTTCTCACAGAAGACTCCATTGTTGCGATCAACCCTTGGGAACCACACAATTTTGTCCCGACGGATATGGAGAACGGGGCAATCTTCTTCGTCCTCTACGTCAACGCCGAATGGTTCGCTCCCGATGCGGCGCGGGCCCACAGCCTGCGGTTCGGCCGAACATGCTTCAAGCGGACGGTTCCCCTCGACAGGCATATCAGGCGAACCGCCGCGCTGGTCTGCGGTGCGCCTTCGCTAAGCAGCCTCGATTGCGAACTAAGGCAGTTGATCGACGGTTGCCATGAGGAAAGCTGGCAAAGGCCCGAGCCGGTGCAGGAGACGCGCACCGCCGCCGCCGTTACTGATTTTCGCGTCCGCAAATCCATCAAGCTGATGTCCGAAAGCCCGGGCGCGGAAATCGAACTGGATTCGATCGCGCGGGAGGCCGGCCTGTCGCGTCCGCATTTCTACAGGCTGTTCCGCACCCAGACCGGCGTCACCCCGAACCTCTATCTCAATACACTGATCATGGAACAGGCACTGGACGCCTTGGTCGCGACCGAGGTGCCGATCGCCGATATCGGCTTCGATCTCGGCTTCTCCTCCCAAAGCGGTTTCACACGCTTCTTCGCTGCCAATGTCGGGATGGCACCGACGGAATACCGCCGCGCCGCCAAAGTCTTGCGACCCTGA
- a CDS encoding LacI family DNA-binding transcriptional regulator, with product MNPPATRSLKQGIRAVAARAGVSTASVSRAINNPEAVSPDLRARISQAIDAVGYIPHAPARILSSRRSRTLGAIVPTIDNTMFARGIASLQKYLSSVGYMLLLTTSGYDLDAELEQARNLISRGVDGLVLRGDCHHDALRKMLADNSVPFINVGIYRPDRPYPCVGTDNEAAAYRAAAHVVELGHVRIGVVSALQRNNDRASARVAGFRRALAEGGVELPDKWHVEVPYTLDDAREAARYLLSLDDRPTAVVCGNDVIAYGVLLEAERSGFSVPRDLSVVGFDDLDWSRHLRPSLTTIHVPTGETWQRAGEYLVRRLAGEQAIMHHEIDYSLVVRESTAPPAPLKRHGRSR from the coding sequence ATGAACCCGCCCGCCACCAGATCATTGAAACAAGGCATTCGTGCCGTCGCGGCGCGGGCCGGCGTATCGACGGCATCAGTCTCGCGCGCGATCAACAATCCCGAAGCGGTGAGCCCCGACTTGCGCGCACGGATCTCGCAAGCGATCGATGCGGTCGGCTACATCCCGCATGCGCCGGCGCGCATCCTGTCGTCGCGCCGCTCGCGCACGCTCGGCGCAATCGTGCCGACCATCGACAACACCATGTTCGCGCGCGGTATCGCCTCGCTGCAGAAATATCTTTCCTCGGTCGGCTACATGCTGCTGCTGACCACCAGCGGCTACGACCTCGACGCCGAGCTGGAGCAGGCGCGCAACCTGATCAGTCGCGGCGTCGATGGCCTGGTGCTGCGCGGCGATTGCCATCACGACGCCTTGCGCAAGATGCTCGCCGACAATTCGGTGCCCTTCATCAATGTCGGCATCTATCGGCCCGATCGTCCCTACCCCTGCGTCGGCACCGACAACGAGGCCGCGGCCTACCGCGCCGCCGCGCATGTCGTTGAACTCGGACATGTCAGGATCGGGGTCGTCTCCGCGCTCCAGCGCAACAACGACCGCGCCAGCGCCCGCGTCGCCGGCTTCCGCCGCGCCCTTGCCGAGGGCGGCGTCGAACTGCCGGATAAGTGGCATGTCGAGGTGCCCTATACGCTCGACGATGCGCGCGAGGCGGCGCGCTATCTGCTCAGCCTCGATGACCGCCCGACCGCGGTGGTCTGCGGCAACGACGTCATCGCCTACGGCGTGCTGCTGGAAGCTGAGCGCAGCGGTTTCTCGGTGCCGCGTGACCTCTCCGTCGTCGGCTTCGACGATCTCGACTGGAGCCGGCATTTGCGGCCGAGCCTGACCACCATTCATGTCCCCACCGGCGAGACCTGGCAGCGCGCCGGCGAATATCTGGTCCGGCGGCTGGCCGGCGAACAGGCCATCATGCATCACGAAATCGACTACTCGCTCGTCGTTCGCGAGTCGACGGCCCCGCCTGCACCCCTGAAACGACACGGACGATCACGATGA
- a CDS encoding DUF2066 domain-containing protein — translation MATALTWCAGTMAAAGADLYRAKVTVTGQGETNRIFGFAVCLEDVLIKVSGALKLSGDPRLAAYKSKAKGFVTGFSYRDQFFGKPIRDEQGTRDRPYDLTVEFEESKIDDILKTLGLKPWLSHRPRLAVFVEMEQGVRNYIVTTDGTQSDLQRDALLAAADKRGMDIVLPGTAALAKSNITGAELRTAPFPALAPIAAEQGGEVVLVGRLVWNDRDLGWATQWQMDWGGRMHRWQVRGVTFDEAFRRGIGGAAQVLSGNGDPVTRSSAAGGNKLH, via the coding sequence ATGGCAACCGCCCTGACCTGGTGCGCCGGCACCATGGCCGCCGCGGGAGCTGATCTTTATCGCGCGAAGGTCACCGTGACGGGCCAGGGCGAGACGAACCGCATTTTTGGCTTTGCCGTCTGTCTGGAGGACGTCCTCATCAAGGTGTCAGGCGCACTGAAGCTCAGTGGTGATCCGCGACTGGCAGCCTACAAATCGAAGGCAAAAGGTTTCGTCACGGGCTTCAGCTATCGCGACCAGTTTTTTGGCAAGCCCATTCGGGACGAGCAGGGTACCCGCGACCGGCCCTACGATCTCACCGTGGAGTTCGAGGAAAGCAAGATCGACGACATTCTCAAGACGCTTGGCCTCAAGCCCTGGCTTTCACATCGTCCGCGCCTTGCCGTCTTTGTCGAGATGGAACAAGGCGTAAGGAACTATATCGTGACAACAGATGGAACCCAGTCCGACTTGCAGCGCGACGCGTTGCTCGCCGCGGCTGACAAGCGCGGCATGGACATTGTGCTGCCGGGCACGGCGGCGTTGGCGAAATCGAACATCACGGGCGCGGAGCTCAGGACGGCGCCATTCCCGGCGCTGGCGCCGATTGCGGCCGAGCAGGGTGGCGAAGTCGTTCTGGTTGGGCGATTGGTCTGGAACGATCGGGATCTCGGCTGGGCCACGCAGTGGCAGATGGACTGGGGCGGCCGGATGCACCGTTGGCAGGTTCGCGGCGTCACCTTCGATGAGGCGTTCCGGCGCGGCATCGGCGGCGCGGCCCAGGTCTTGTCCGGCAACGGCGATCCGGTAACCCGGTCGTCGGCGGCGGGAGGAAACAAGCTTCATTGA
- a CDS encoding branched-chain amino acid ABC transporter permease, with protein sequence MTGFIERHPAWALILLIAVAVMLWLILAVWPPGLEEAIGRKRVFLNAVFNGITLGSLYFLVASGFTLIFGLMRNVNLAHGSLYLFGGYIGYAISTWTGSWVLGFIIAFIGVALVGVVLQIVVFRRMEGEDLRQTMVTIGLSIVFADLMLWVFGGDFYQIQTPSWLVGPIELPLVTAVKSSGEAVYLRYPMVRLVIFAAAVVIGIAMWLALNRTRVGMMVRAGVDDRDMLAATGVPIQLVFVVVFALGAGLAGIAGVVGGTFQSLSPGEDTRFLLASLVVVIVGGMGSIPGAALGAVIIGLAEQLGSVYIPTYAIVVTFLIMVLVLALRPQGLLARR encoded by the coding sequence GTGACAGGATTCATCGAACGCCATCCGGCATGGGCGCTGATCCTCTTGATCGCGGTCGCGGTGATGCTGTGGTTGATCCTTGCCGTGTGGCCGCCCGGCCTCGAAGAGGCAATCGGCCGAAAGCGCGTCTTTCTCAACGCCGTCTTCAACGGCATCACGCTCGGCAGCCTCTACTTCCTGGTGGCGAGCGGCTTCACCCTGATTTTCGGCCTGATGCGCAACGTCAATCTGGCGCATGGTTCGCTCTATCTGTTCGGCGGCTACATCGGTTACGCCATCAGCACCTGGACCGGCTCCTGGGTGCTCGGTTTCATCATCGCGTTTATCGGTGTGGCGCTGGTCGGCGTCGTCCTGCAAATCGTCGTCTTCCGCCGCATGGAGGGCGAGGATCTGCGCCAGACCATGGTCACGATCGGGCTTTCGATCGTATTTGCGGACCTGATGCTGTGGGTATTCGGCGGCGATTTCTATCAGATCCAGACCCCGAGCTGGCTGGTCGGCCCGATCGAATTGCCGCTGGTTACCGCGGTCAAATCGTCGGGCGAGGCGGTCTATCTGCGGTACCCGATGGTGCGGCTCGTGATCTTCGCAGCCGCGGTGGTGATCGGCATCGCGATGTGGCTGGCGCTCAATCGAACCCGCGTCGGGATGATGGTGCGCGCCGGCGTCGATGACCGCGACATGCTGGCCGCGACCGGCGTGCCGATCCAGCTCGTCTTCGTCGTCGTGTTCGCGCTCGGCGCCGGGCTTGCCGGCATCGCGGGCGTGGTCGGCGGAACCTTCCAGTCGCTTTCGCCCGGCGAAGACACCCGCTTTCTGCTGGCTTCCCTCGTCGTCGTCATCGTCGGCGGCATGGGATCGATCCCGGGCGCGGCGCTCGGCGCCGTTATCATCGGCCTCGCCGAGCAGCTCGGCTCCGTCTACATCCCGACCTACGCGATCGTGGTGACCTTCCTCATCATGGTGCTGGTGCTGGCGCTGCGGCCGCAGGGCCTGTTGGCGAGGCGCTGA
- a CDS encoding branched-chain amino acid ABC transporter permease → MSLVQGAHQETSRVASARAALLAWPEFNKPAVWLVAVILLIMPFIASGFFLIEIFATTLILGTIALSLMFLAGYGGMVSLMQLTIAGFAAYMVAVFGMSANTNISLGWPWWLATPMALVLATIFGTLGGALAVRTEGIYTIMITLAIGAAFYYFTNQNWPIFGGHTGINTIATPKFWGVDWRADVPYYYITLGVAAFCYFAVQYVSRAPFGLALQGVRDNPRRMAALGFNVNAHRVAAYAFASFIAALGGVLQVWNYRQISPGSVSVGACIDILIIAVVGGITRPVGPFIGAFIFVILRTFALDLLVKFGLDGNRFRLLIGLGFLAIVFWSSDGVIGLWERWRRRATAPDKRASGGHGHG, encoded by the coding sequence ATGTCGCTGGTCCAGGGCGCGCATCAAGAAACCAGTCGGGTAGCATCAGCGCGGGCGGCGTTGCTGGCGTGGCCGGAATTCAACAAGCCGGCCGTCTGGTTGGTGGCGGTGATCCTCCTGATCATGCCGTTCATCGCCAGCGGCTTCTTCCTGATCGAGATCTTCGCCACGACGCTGATCCTCGGGACCATCGCCCTCAGCCTGATGTTCCTGGCGGGCTATGGCGGCATGGTCAGCCTGATGCAGCTCACCATCGCCGGCTTTGCCGCCTACATGGTCGCGGTGTTCGGCATGAGCGCCAACACCAATATCAGCCTCGGCTGGCCGTGGTGGCTCGCCACACCGATGGCGCTGGTGCTCGCGACCATCTTCGGCACGCTCGGTGGTGCGCTCGCGGTTCGCACCGAGGGCATCTACACCATCATGATCACGCTCGCGATCGGTGCGGCCTTCTACTATTTCACCAATCAGAACTGGCCGATCTTCGGCGGCCATACCGGCATCAACACCATCGCCACGCCGAAATTCTGGGGCGTCGACTGGCGCGCCGATGTCCCCTACTACTACATCACGCTGGGCGTCGCGGCGTTTTGCTATTTCGCGGTTCAATATGTCTCGCGCGCCCCGTTCGGCCTCGCACTGCAGGGCGTGCGGGACAATCCCCGCCGCATGGCGGCGCTCGGCTTCAATGTCAACGCACACCGCGTGGCAGCCTACGCCTTCGCATCCTTTATCGCCGCGCTCGGCGGCGTGCTGCAGGTCTGGAACTACCGGCAGATCTCGCCCGGCTCGGTCAGCGTCGGGGCCTGCATCGATATCCTGATCATCGCCGTGGTCGGCGGCATCACCCGGCCCGTCGGCCCCTTCATCGGCGCCTTCATCTTCGTCATCCTGCGCACCTTCGCGCTCGATCTCCTGGTCAAGTTCGGGCTCGACGGCAACCGCTTCCGGTTGCTGATCGGTCTCGGATTCCTAGCCATCGTGTTCTGGTCGTCGGACGGCGTGATCGGGCTCTGGGAGCGATGGCGCCGCCGCGCAACCGCGCCCGACAAACGCGCAAGCGGAGGCCACGGTCATGGATAG
- a CDS encoding ABC transporter ATP-binding protein: MDSAAPRFSAVGSGAALELRGVTRLFGALAALTDVTITVRPGERRAVLGSNGAGKTTLFNCVTGDFPPSSGTIRFFGEDITHFPPYERIRRGLRRTYQISALFPGLTVRDNVYLACRGVSRGRFSPLRPGANDALMHAAEALIQAVHLTPVREQLVAELAHGQQRQLEIALALAGAPRFILFDEPAAGLSPTERRELIDILTSLPAHIGYIIIEHDMDVALRVVESVTMMHNGRVFKEGLPHEIEADPEVQELYLGAGHE, translated from the coding sequence ATGGATAGCGCCGCGCCACGCTTTTCAGCGGTCGGTTCCGGCGCCGCGCTCGAGCTGCGCGGCGTGACGCGGCTGTTCGGCGCGCTCGCGGCGCTGACCGACGTCACCATCACGGTTCGGCCGGGGGAACGCCGCGCCGTGCTCGGCTCCAACGGCGCCGGCAAGACCACGCTGTTCAATTGCGTGACCGGCGACTTTCCGCCCTCCTCCGGCACCATCCGCTTCTTCGGCGAGGACATCACTCACTTTCCGCCCTATGAGCGGATCCGCCGCGGCTTGCGCCGCACCTACCAGATATCGGCGCTGTTCCCCGGCCTCACCGTGCGGGACAATGTCTACCTCGCCTGCCGCGGCGTATCCCGCGGTCGATTCTCGCCGCTGCGTCCGGGCGCGAACGACGCCCTCATGCATGCAGCCGAAGCGCTGATCCAGGCGGTCCATCTGACGCCGGTCAGGGAACAGTTGGTCGCGGAACTCGCGCATGGCCAGCAGCGGCAGCTCGAGATCGCGCTCGCGCTTGCCGGCGCCCCGCGCTTCATCCTGTTCGACGAACCGGCCGCGGGCCTCTCCCCCACCGAGCGACGCGAGCTGATCGACATCCTGACGTCGCTGCCCGCCCATATCGGCTACATCATCATCGAGCACGACATGGACGTCGCGCTGCGCGTCGTCGAAAGCGTCACGATGATGCACAACGGCCGCGTCTTCAAGGAAGGCCTGCCGCACGAGATCGAAGCCGATCCCGAGGTCCAGGAACTCTATCTGGGGGCCGGTCATGAGTGA